A single genomic interval of Bradyrhizobium sp. AZCC 1693 harbors:
- a CDS encoding peptidoglycan recognition protein family protein has translation MNLHSLALAVCALAFSVSAFAQTPDLSAIARMSGTPDIPGLKMVWLAPWGDLAKARPWRNIIVHQTEGPAGSARGGAQAQSKNPTRRGVMVWVETDGSVYWAVAEHLVPTHGDGANRNDNKYIDNGPTYRQVVGDNSVGVEFAGNFPDVTRGPTEAQIAAWKILVKVLRARYGIPLDRVYAHNWIDYKDARYCEGCALAKMAREWGE, from the coding sequence ATGAACCTTCATTCGCTTGCGCTGGCGGTTTGTGCCCTCGCATTTTCCGTATCCGCCTTCGCGCAAACGCCCGACCTCAGCGCGATCGCGCGCATGTCCGGCACACCCGACATACCCGGGTTGAAGATGGTCTGGCTCGCGCCATGGGGCGACCTCGCGAAGGCCCGTCCCTGGCGCAACATCATCGTGCACCAGACCGAAGGACCGGCAGGCTCCGCGCGCGGCGGCGCGCAGGCGCAGTCGAAGAACCCGACCCGGCGCGGCGTCATGGTCTGGGTCGAAACCGACGGATCGGTGTACTGGGCGGTCGCCGAACATCTCGTTCCGACCCATGGTGACGGCGCCAACCGCAACGACAACAAGTATATCGACAACGGCCCGACCTATCGCCAGGTGGTCGGCGACAATTCGGTCGGCGTCGAATTCGCCGGCAATTTTCCCGACGTGACGCGCGGCCCGACCGAAGCGCAAATCGCGGCGTGGAAAATTCTCGTGAAGGTGCTGCGCGCGCGTTACGGCATCCCGCTCGATCGCGTCTATGCGCACAACTGGATCGACTACAAGGACGCCCGCTATTGCGAAGGGTGCGCGCTGGCGAAGATGGCGCGGGAGTGGGGCGAGTAG
- a CDS encoding GGDEF domain-containing protein — MLSVPTLWTVFVINFLALGLIWAYVMRSYPSFEAARFWTGSAFVAAAGAAMAMLRVVFPDSLVPLLFAGTALILAICLAAMGIRKFFNQPVSWRDTLLITGLGAAGLCVFTFVHDSVPARMTVFTIAQALPMVRSLKLLLSRHEGRVNPGARLAGIVTIVILGIFAARLFGALTSADGGFSYMHFSPAQSVVILMLVFLSMSLNFGFLLMAMDRLRNEVADLALLDDLTGVGNRRYLLQRLTEECARSERSGQPFALLVIDLDGFKGINDTHGHAAGDACLQHFTLMAQTRLRPGDMLARTGGDEFCIVLPSSTLREGAMIARRVLEVCRADAEQCAGNDIPIAVSIGVAQWAREMGAYPDRLIAAADHALYDAKKAGRNRFATYDPAPPLAAEPETRGLSDIGLRKRA; from the coding sequence ATGCTGAGCGTTCCGACGCTTTGGACGGTGTTCGTTATCAATTTTCTCGCGCTGGGCCTGATCTGGGCCTACGTCATGCGCAGCTATCCGTCGTTCGAAGCCGCGCGGTTCTGGACCGGTTCGGCATTCGTGGCGGCGGCCGGCGCGGCGATGGCGATGCTGCGCGTGGTTTTCCCGGATTCGCTGGTGCCGCTGCTGTTTGCCGGCACCGCATTGATCCTGGCGATCTGCCTGGCTGCGATGGGCATCCGCAAGTTTTTCAATCAGCCGGTTTCCTGGCGCGACACCTTGCTGATCACCGGGCTTGGCGCGGCCGGCCTGTGCGTCTTCACGTTCGTCCATGACAGCGTGCCGGCGCGAATGACTGTCTTTACGATCGCCCAGGCGCTGCCGATGGTGCGCAGCCTGAAGCTGCTGCTGTCGCGGCACGAGGGGCGCGTCAATCCGGGCGCCCGGCTGGCCGGCATTGTCACCATTGTCATCCTCGGTATTTTCGCAGCCCGGCTGTTCGGCGCGCTGACCAGCGCGGACGGCGGATTCTCCTACATGCATTTCAGCCCGGCGCAATCGGTCGTCATCCTGATGCTGGTATTCCTGTCGATGTCGCTGAATTTCGGCTTCCTGTTGATGGCGATGGATCGGCTGCGCAACGAGGTCGCTGATCTCGCGCTGCTCGACGATCTCACCGGCGTCGGCAACCGCCGCTATCTGTTGCAGCGCCTCACGGAGGAATGCGCGCGATCCGAACGCTCAGGTCAGCCCTTCGCGCTGCTGGTGATCGATCTCGATGGCTTCAAGGGCATCAACGACACCCATGGCCACGCCGCCGGCGACGCCTGCCTGCAGCATTTCACCCTGATGGCCCAGACTCGCCTGCGGCCCGGCGACATGCTGGCACGGACCGGCGGCGACGAGTTCTGCATCGTGCTGCCGTCCTCGACGCTGCGCGAAGGCGCCATGATCGCGCGGCGCGTGCTGGAGGTCTGCCGTGCGGACGCCGAGCAATGCGCCGGCAACGACATTCCGATCGCGGTCTCGATCGGCGTCGCGCAATGGGCCCGCGAGATGGGCGCGTATCCCGACCGCCTGATCGCGGCTGCCGACCATGCGCTCTACGACGCCAAGAAGGCCGGCCGCAACCGCTTTGCGACCTACGACCCGGCGCCGCCGCTGGCAGCCGAACCCGAAACGCGGGGACTATCGGATATAGGGCTGCGCAAGCGCGCGTGA
- a CDS encoding transposase, with protein MIRIIDATSVPKKGSEARKKNKVWRIHSAFDLPQERFGHFELTDQRAGETLDRIPAVAGEIRLADRAYLQPDRMATLLEAGADLVIRAGWKSARWLDAEGEVFDLLAALRKAAVRGLIDRPIWVKRKRGAPLALRLVAIKKPVQAAADARRKARRDAQRGGHQLSKQTLEAAEWVILITSLKPKDFATADVLALYRLRWRIELGFKRLKSLIGLKGPPGTDEGSARPHVLAHLLAILLLEPFIDELEVSPRLAEAA; from the coding sequence ATGATCCGCATCATCGATGCCACTTCGGTGCCGAAGAAAGGATCGGAGGCCAGGAAGAAGAACAAGGTGTGGCGCATCCACAGCGCGTTCGATCTGCCGCAGGAACGCTTTGGCCACTTCGAACTGACCGATCAGCGGGCGGGCGAGACGCTCGACCGGATACCGGCGGTGGCTGGAGAGATCCGCCTTGCCGATCGCGCCTATTTGCAACCGGACCGCATGGCGACCCTGCTCGAAGCCGGAGCGGACCTCGTGATCCGGGCCGGCTGGAAGAGCGCGCGCTGGCTCGATGCCGAAGGTGAGGTGTTCGATCTCCTCGCCGCGTTGCGCAAGGCGGCAGTCCGCGGGCTGATCGATCGGCCGATCTGGGTAAAACGCAAGCGCGGCGCACCTCTCGCCTTGCGTCTGGTCGCCATCAAGAAGCCGGTGCAGGCGGCTGCCGACGCGCGACGCAAGGCGCGCCGCGACGCACAGCGAGGCGGTCACCAACTCTCGAAGCAAACGCTCGAGGCCGCCGAATGGGTGATCCTGATCACCTCACTCAAGCCCAAGGACTTCGCAACCGCCGATGTCCTGGCCCTATATCGCCTTCGATGGCGGATCGAACTCGGCTTCAAACGATTGAAGAGTCTGATCGGCCTGAAGGGACCGCCAGGAACCGATGAAGGCTCCGCCAGACCCCACGTTCTGGCTCATCTATTGGCCATTCTGCTGCTCGAGCCGTTCATCGACGAACTCGAGGTCTCTCCCCGCTTGGCCGAAGCCGCCTGA
- a CDS encoding LysE family translocator — MTLSFLLTSLIVVASPGTGVLYTLAVALTLGARPSVAAAFGCTLGILPHMLAAMLGLAAVLHTSALAFAALKWCGVAYLLYMAWQALRETGALSIDTRPTASARSSRRVIATAILINILNPKLSIFFLAFLPQFVAVDEPHPLARMLELSAAFMAMTFAVFAVYGLFAASLRDRVITRPEAMAWLRRSFAAGFAALGAKLALAER; from the coding sequence ATGACGCTGTCGTTCCTGTTGACCTCGCTGATCGTGGTCGCCTCACCCGGCACCGGCGTGCTCTATACGCTCGCGGTGGCGCTGACGCTGGGCGCGCGGCCGAGCGTTGCGGCGGCCTTTGGCTGCACGCTCGGCATCCTGCCGCACATGCTGGCCGCCATGCTCGGGCTTGCCGCGGTGCTGCACACGAGCGCCCTGGCGTTTGCCGCGCTGAAATGGTGCGGCGTTGCGTATCTGCTCTACATGGCCTGGCAGGCGTTGCGCGAGACGGGCGCGCTGTCGATTGATACGCGCCCCACGGCTTCGGCGCGCTCCAGTCGCCGCGTCATCGCAACCGCGATCCTGATCAACATCCTCAATCCAAAGCTGTCGATCTTCTTCCTGGCCTTCCTGCCGCAGTTCGTGGCCGTCGACGAGCCGCACCCGCTGGCGCGGATGCTGGAATTGAGCGCAGCCTTCATGGCGATGACGTTTGCGGTGTTCGCGGTCTACGGCCTGTTCGCAGCCTCGCTGCGCGACCGTGTCATCACCCGCCCGGAGGCGATGGCCTGGCTGCGCCGGAGCTTTGCGGCGGGATTTGCCGCACTCGGCGCCAAGCTCGCGCTGGCGGAGCGCTGA
- a CDS encoding response regulator translates to MGQSKPHRATALIVEDDPMQRDMICLLLEESEVDVIECESAEAAELVLERAAGSLVLMMTDVQLAGNMDGVELAHIARKYNPDMGVIVTSGKPLHQELPDGVQFWSKPWAPLDVIREAERMLYERRRNDEARPRS, encoded by the coding sequence ATGGGACAATCAAAACCCCATCGCGCGACGGCCCTCATTGTCGAAGACGATCCGATGCAACGGGACATGATTTGCCTGCTGCTGGAAGAGAGCGAGGTCGATGTCATCGAATGCGAGAGTGCGGAGGCCGCCGAGCTGGTGCTGGAGCGCGCGGCCGGCAGTCTGGTCCTGATGATGACCGACGTGCAGCTCGCCGGCAACATGGACGGCGTTGAGCTCGCGCACATCGCCCGGAAGTACAATCCCGACATGGGAGTGATCGTCACCTCGGGCAAACCGCTGCATCAGGAATTGCCCGATGGCGTGCAGTTCTGGTCCAAGCCGTGGGCGCCGCTCGACGTGATTCGCGAGGCCGAACGGATGCTGTATGAAAGGCGCCGCAACGACGAGGCGCGGCCGCGTTCGTAA
- a CDS encoding SDR family NAD(P)-dependent oxidoreductase, giving the protein MTAISGSAAAVTGAASGIGRALALELAARGCDLALADRDEAGLQQVAAEIGKAGARQISTHRVDVGQPAQIQAFAHAAIAAHPRLNIVINNAGVALLGAFNEVDQAQMEWLININFWGVVHGTRAFLPHLSTQREAHIVNLSSIFGILAPPGQTAYAAAKFAVRGFSESLRHELAMAKSPVKLSVVHPGGVLTNIVRNSRTGSGIADNARRAESIDRFDAIAKTTPPIAARRIITGIEKNQPRILIGNDAWFMDLLQRFRPATYWAVLAKRIGRTAEREGK; this is encoded by the coding sequence ATGACTGCGATATCCGGAAGTGCGGCCGCCGTGACCGGCGCTGCCAGCGGCATCGGCCGCGCGCTGGCGCTGGAACTGGCCGCGCGCGGCTGCGATCTCGCGCTGGCCGACCGCGACGAGGCTGGGCTGCAGCAAGTGGCCGCCGAGATCGGCAAGGCGGGCGCGCGCCAGATATCGACCCACCGCGTCGATGTCGGCCAGCCCGCCCAGATCCAGGCATTCGCGCACGCGGCCATTGCCGCCCACCCCCGGCTCAACATCGTCATCAACAATGCCGGTGTTGCGCTGCTCGGCGCCTTCAACGAGGTCGACCAGGCGCAGATGGAGTGGCTGATCAACATCAATTTCTGGGGCGTGGTGCACGGCACCCGCGCGTTCCTGCCGCATCTTTCGACGCAGCGCGAGGCGCATATCGTCAACCTCTCCTCGATCTTCGGCATTCTCGCCCCGCCCGGCCAGACCGCGTATGCGGCGGCAAAATTCGCGGTGCGCGGCTTTTCAGAAAGCCTGCGGCATGAGCTGGCGATGGCGAAAAGTCCGGTGAAACTCTCGGTGGTGCATCCCGGCGGGGTATTGACCAACATCGTGCGCAACTCCCGCACCGGCAGCGGTATCGCCGACAATGCGCGCCGCGCCGAATCCATCGACCGCTTCGATGCAATCGCCAAGACCACGCCGCCGATTGCAGCCCGGCGCATCATCACCGGCATCGAGAAAAACCAGCCGCGGATTCTGATCGGCAACGACGCGTGGTTCATGGATCTGTTGCAACGATTTCGTCCGGCGACGTATTGGGCGGTGCTGGCGAAGCGGATCGGGAGGACGGCGGAGCGGGAGGGGAAGTGA
- a CDS encoding lytic murein transglycosylase: MRIIRWAIFLSAVICSTPTYAARCGGDFNTFVSAMSQEAAAAGVSQAVISQAFAGITQDPAVLTFDRRQRGTFNKSFEQYVSTRVGPGRINIGRQMLQRHGSLLARIEQKFGVPPEIVVAIWGLESDFGKGDIGKMPVIRTLATMAHDCRRTELFQGELLAALKIVQRGDLPLRDLIGAYAGEIGQTQFLPSSYIKYGVDFDGNGHVDLRHSVPDVLASTANLLHTSGFKGGAPYGEGTANFEAMREWNRATIYRKTIGYFADRLVGR; the protein is encoded by the coding sequence ATGCGCATCATTCGTTGGGCCATTTTCCTCAGTGCCGTCATCTGCTCCACCCCGACCTACGCCGCCCGCTGCGGCGGCGATTTCAACACCTTCGTTTCCGCGATGTCGCAGGAGGCGGCAGCGGCCGGCGTCTCGCAGGCCGTGATCAGTCAGGCCTTTGCCGGCATCACGCAGGATCCGGCGGTGCTGACCTTCGACCGCCGCCAGCGCGGCACTTTCAACAAATCGTTCGAGCAGTATGTCTCCACCCGCGTCGGCCCCGGGCGCATCAACATCGGGCGGCAGATGCTGCAGCGGCATGGCTCGCTGCTGGCGCGCATCGAGCAGAAGTTTGGCGTGCCGCCCGAGATCGTGGTCGCGATCTGGGGGCTGGAGTCGGATTTCGGCAAGGGTGATATCGGAAAAATGCCGGTCATCCGCACGCTCGCCACCATGGCGCATGATTGCCGCCGCACCGAACTGTTCCAGGGCGAACTGCTGGCGGCGCTGAAGATCGTGCAGCGCGGCGATCTGCCCTTGCGCGATTTGATCGGCGCCTACGCCGGCGAAATCGGCCAGACGCAATTCTTGCCGTCGTCCTACATCAAGTACGGCGTCGACTTCGACGGCAACGGCCACGTCGATTTGCGTCACAGCGTCCCCGACGTGCTCGCCTCCACCGCGAACTTGCTGCACACGAGCGGCTTCAAGGGCGGCGCGCCCTACGGCGAGGGCACCGCGAATTTCGAAGCGATGCGCGAGTGGAACAGGGCCACGATCTACCGCAAGACGATCGGGTATTTTGCCGACAGGCTGGTCGGGCGATAA
- a CDS encoding lytic murein transglycosylase — MFACFNSQARAAQCGSSSAGFAAWKQEFAREAQAKGISASTIQALMATNYAQATINADRGQRSFNLSLDQFLAKRGATTIVSRGRQLKQSQGALFASIQSRYGVPPGPLLAIWGMETGFGSQRGNQNMLASIATLAYDCRRSEYFTEHLYAALQLIDRGALSPAQRGSMHGEVGQTQFMPKAILAYGTGNLENAANALSSTANFLKAHGWRAGAGYQPGEPNFAAIQAWNAAGVYQKAIALMGRQIDGGE, encoded by the coding sequence ATGTTCGCATGCTTCAACTCGCAGGCCCGCGCCGCCCAATGCGGCAGCTCGTCCGCCGGCTTTGCTGCCTGGAAGCAGGAATTCGCTCGCGAGGCGCAAGCCAAGGGCATCAGCGCCTCGACCATCCAGGCGCTGATGGCGACGAACTACGCGCAGGCGACCATCAATGCCGACCGCGGCCAGCGCAGTTTCAATCTCTCGCTCGATCAGTTTCTCGCCAAGCGGGGAGCTACGACCATCGTCTCGAGAGGGCGGCAGTTGAAGCAGTCGCAGGGCGCGCTGTTTGCCTCCATTCAGAGCCGCTACGGCGTGCCGCCGGGGCCGCTGCTTGCGATCTGGGGCATGGAGACCGGGTTCGGCAGCCAGCGCGGCAACCAGAACATGCTCGCCTCGATCGCGACGCTGGCCTATGACTGCCGGCGTTCGGAATATTTCACCGAGCATCTTTACGCGGCGCTGCAATTGATCGATCGCGGCGCGCTCTCGCCAGCCCAGCGCGGCTCCATGCATGGCGAAGTCGGCCAGACCCAGTTCATGCCCAAAGCCATTTTGGCCTACGGCACCGGCAATCTCGAAAACGCCGCCAATGCGCTCTCCTCGACCGCGAACTTCTTGAAGGCCCATGGCTGGCGCGCGGGCGCAGGCTACCAGCCGGGCGAGCCGAATTTTGCTGCCATCCAGGCCTGGAATGCCGCGGGTGTCTATCAGAAAGCCATCGCGCTGATGGGCCGCCAGATCGACGGCGGGGAGTGA
- a CDS encoding OmpA family protein, with protein sequence MGLPRILFRPILLLLALSLGAMTNASAQTRDVAGAKDYPGIGRFGGSVITGYQVKDFDAARIQGAAFKDGQPTDARRLEGRITRIAYRTNPGPSILEVSRNFETQLAKAGFETLLACDTEACGGIPFSEAIDALPIPQMWVDGFNYRYFAGRKTDGGRETYASLIVSENNRDIYAQLVIAELGAIQNKMVDAAAMAKGLGEAGHIALYGIYFDTDKAVVKPESRPTLEQIAKLLTGQPQLNVFIVGHTDNQGAYDYNLDLSRRRAEAVAAELVKNFRIVQARLKTAGVGFLAPVGSNANEGGRALNRRVELVAP encoded by the coding sequence ATGGGCTTACCGCGCATACTGTTCAGGCCGATCCTCCTGCTGCTCGCCTTGTCGCTTGGCGCGATGACGAACGCTTCCGCGCAGACGCGCGACGTGGCCGGCGCAAAAGATTATCCCGGCATCGGCCGGTTCGGCGGCAGCGTCATCACGGGCTATCAGGTGAAGGATTTTGACGCGGCGCGGATACAAGGAGCCGCCTTCAAGGACGGCCAGCCCACCGACGCGCGGCGGCTGGAAGGCCGCATCACCCGCATCGCCTATCGCACCAATCCCGGCCCCTCGATCCTGGAAGTGTCGCGCAATTTCGAGACGCAACTGGCAAAGGCCGGCTTCGAAACGCTGCTTGCCTGCGACACCGAGGCCTGCGGCGGCATTCCCTTCTCGGAAGCGATCGACGCGCTGCCGATCCCGCAGATGTGGGTGGACGGCTTCAACTATCGCTATTTTGCGGGGCGCAAGACCGATGGCGGGCGCGAGACCTATGCCAGCCTCATCGTCAGCGAGAACAACCGCGACATCTATGCGCAGCTCGTGATCGCCGAACTCGGCGCCATCCAGAACAAGATGGTGGATGCGGCGGCAATGGCAAAGGGCCTCGGCGAAGCCGGCCACATCGCACTCTACGGCATCTATTTCGACACCGACAAGGCGGTGGTCAAACCCGAAAGCCGCCCGACGCTCGAACAGATCGCAAAACTGCTGACGGGCCAGCCGCAGCTCAACGTCTTCATCGTCGGCCACACCGACAACCAGGGCGCTTACGACTACAATCTCGATTTGTCGCGGCGGCGGGCTGAGGCGGTGGCGGCGGAACTTGTGAAGAACTTTCGTATTGTGCAGGCGCGGCTGAAGACCGCCGGCGTAGGATTTCTGGCGCCGGTCGGCTCCAATGCCAACGAGGGCGGCCGCGCGCTGAACCGGCGGGTGGAGTTGGTGGCGCCGTAG
- a CDS encoding DUF5131 family protein has product MASSTQIEWTDATWNPVTGCTKITRGCDFCYAERFSERFRGVPGHPFENGFDLRLRPERLTQPLSWRQPRRIFVNSMSDLFHKNIPRPFIDSIFDTMEAADWHTFQVLTKRSSLMVRYLRDRYGIGKAPSHIWLGVSVEDAKNAVRLKHLLAAQASVKFVSFEPLLGSVGKIDLKGIDWAIVGGESGPSARPMAEEWAIEIRDHCRSAKVAFFFKQWGGVRPKSGGRLLRGREWNDYPRVSCLKPVVSSLPPVDFNAN; this is encoded by the coding sequence ATGGCATCCTCGACGCAAATCGAATGGACTGACGCAACCTGGAATCCTGTCACGGGTTGCACAAAGATCACTCGTGGCTGCGACTTTTGCTATGCGGAGCGTTTTTCAGAACGCTTTCGAGGAGTCCCTGGCCATCCGTTTGAAAATGGTTTCGACCTAAGACTACGACCGGAGCGGCTAACCCAACCGCTAAGCTGGCGACAGCCGCGCCGTATCTTCGTCAACTCTATGAGCGACCTCTTTCACAAAAACATACCTAGACCCTTCATTGATTCGATATTCGACACAATGGAGGCTGCTGACTGGCATACGTTTCAGGTTCTAACCAAGCGCAGTTCGCTTATGGTCCGATATCTTCGCGATCGATACGGCATAGGCAAAGCACCCTCGCATATTTGGTTGGGGGTATCCGTCGAAGACGCGAAAAATGCAGTTCGATTGAAGCATCTCCTCGCTGCACAGGCATCCGTCAAATTTGTCTCCTTCGAGCCTCTGCTAGGTTCTGTAGGCAAGATCGATCTCAAGGGAATCGACTGGGCCATTGTGGGCGGGGAGAGCGGCCCGAGTGCACGTCCTATGGCAGAAGAATGGGCGATAGAAATTCGAGATCACTGCCGTTCGGCCAAAGTCGCGTTCTTCTTTAAACAATGGGGCGGCGTTCGGCCTAAGTCCGGCGGTCGACTTCTTAGGGGCCGCGAGTGGAACGACTATCCTCGTGTGTCTTGCCTTAAACCTGTGGTTTCTTCCTTGCCACCAGTTGATTTTAACGCGAATTAG